The following coding sequences lie in one Elusimicrobiota bacterium genomic window:
- the xerA gene encoding site-specific tyrosine recombinase/integron integrase, with protein MGENNHLKYFLLYIRAEKNFSPASITAYEEDITQFIDYLRINNRGMEDIDRLLIRTYLAVLQQKQYERSSVLRKLAALRSFFRYLVKENIVKSNPFMYLPTPKRKQLLPKFLEVSEVNLLIDAPDTSTDIGSRDRAIIELLYSTGIRVSELVGLNMTSLNLWSGTMKVWGKRSKERIVPVGDMAVTAVKKYSAVREKILTQRGIQNEPAMFINLRGQRISTRFIRKIIDKYITKICLHKKISPHVLRHSFATHLLNAGCDLRAVQEMLGHVNLSTTQVYTHISVERIRKVYEKTHPRA; from the coding sequence ATGGGCGAAAATAACCACCTAAAATATTTTTTGTTATATATTCGTGCTGAAAAAAATTTTTCACCCGCTAGTATCACAGCTTACGAAGAAGATATCACACAGTTCATTGACTACCTCCGGATAAATAACCGCGGGATGGAAGATATTGACCGCCTGCTTATCCGTACATACCTGGCGGTACTCCAACAAAAACAGTATGAACGTTCATCTGTATTACGTAAACTCGCGGCATTACGTTCGTTCTTCCGGTATCTCGTAAAAGAAAATATTGTTAAATCCAACCCGTTTATGTACCTCCCCACCCCAAAACGTAAGCAGTTACTCCCGAAATTCCTGGAAGTAAGCGAAGTTAACCTGTTGATAGACGCGCCGGATACTTCTACGGATATCGGATCGCGTGACCGCGCAATAATTGAACTGTTATACTCTACAGGGATACGGGTAAGCGAACTTGTAGGGTTGAATATGACATCCTTAAACCTATGGTCCGGCACGATGAAGGTTTGGGGTAAACGTTCAAAAGAACGTATCGTTCCCGTAGGCGATATGGCAGTAACCGCGGTGAAGAAGTATTCCGCAGTCCGCGAAAAAATCCTTACCCAACGGGGCATACAAAACGAACCCGCAATGTTTATCAATTTACGGGGACAACGTATCTCCACGCGGTTTATCCGCAAAATTATTGATAAGTACATCACCAAAATATGTTTACACAAAAAAATATCGCCGCATGTATTAAGGCACAGTTTTGCTACGCATTTACTTAACGCCGGGTGCGACCTCCGCGCAGTACAGGAAATGCTTGGGCATGTAAACCTTTCAACCACACAGGTGTATACGCATATTAGCGTCGAACGTATCCGTAAAGTTTATGAAAAAACACATCCCCGAGCGTGA